Proteins from one bacterium genomic window:
- a CDS encoding CPBP family intramembrane glutamic endopeptidase, whose protein sequence is MATEAKSVKGKVDGGWVALLGALVTTFLYLYYNDGSAVYTLGWLSGFKKGNFYRVWEEYLLVSAVVLLWVPMLYITVFTKHELGEYGFARGNVKQGWAWAGIMFAAMIVPLIFASRRPEFQSYYPLQKQALTNIRYLIYFELTYGFYLFCWEFFFRGFLTFGLYRWIGNWGILAQACAFTVLHLGKPPLEVAGSFIAAIILGCIALRAKSFLPAFWAHWGVALTLDLLIVFGRHH, encoded by the coding sequence ATGGCAACTGAAGCTAAATCGGTTAAAGGAAAAGTAGATGGAGGATGGGTAGCGCTTTTGGGAGCGCTTGTTACTACTTTTCTCTATCTTTATTATAATGATGGCTCGGCAGTTTATACCCTCGGGTGGCTCTCTGGGTTTAAGAAAGGGAATTTCTACCGTGTGTGGGAAGAGTATTTGCTCGTCAGCGCTGTAGTGCTGCTTTGGGTGCCGATGCTCTATATCACCGTCTTTACGAAACACGAATTAGGCGAATATGGGTTTGCGCGTGGGAATGTCAAACAAGGCTGGGCATGGGCAGGAATTATGTTTGCTGCCATGATTGTCCCTTTGATATTTGCCTCACGCCGTCCTGAATTTCAAAGCTATTATCCGTTACAAAAACAAGCCTTAACTAATATACGCTATCTCATCTATTTTGAGTTGACTTACGGTTTCTATCTGTTCTGCTGGGAGTTCTTCTTTAGGGGATTTCTTACATTCGGCTTGTACCGTTGGATAGGCAATTGGGGCATTTTAGCTCAGGCTTGTGCCTTCACCGTTTTGCATTTAGGAAAGCCACCACTTGAGGTTGCAGGCTCGTTTATAGCCGCCATCATTTTGGGGTGTATTGCGCTTCGAGCAAAGTCTTTTCTACCTGCCTTTTGGGCTCATTGGGGTGTTGCGCTTACTCTTGATCTTCTTATTGTCTTTGGCAGGCATCACTAA
- a CDS encoding ankyrin repeat domain-containing protein gives MIKRIFALVCMIALITMLCGCGKAADQISDREISEFSAAISDGDVDIISRLLTAKPKLINTKDKNGDTPLNQSIKQGKTEVADFLRQHGGTE, from the coding sequence ATGATAAAACGTATTTTCGCTTTGGTATGTATGATTGCTTTGATTACTATGCTCTGCGGCTGTGGGAAGGCGGCGGATCAGATTTCCGACCGTGAAATCTCTGAATTCAGCGCAGCGATATCTGATGGTGATGTCGATATCATCTCCCGATTGCTCACAGCAAAGCCCAAGCTAATCAACACCAAAGATAAAAACGGCGACACCCCCCTCAACCAATCAATCAAACAAGGAAAGACAGAGGTAGCTGACTTCCTCCGGCAACATGGGGGAACAGAGTAA